The following are encoded in a window of Thalassotalea insulae genomic DNA:
- a CDS encoding NarK family nitrate/nitrite MFS transporter: protein MSEPAGFKLWSFSGKIKILHLSWMAFFITFVVWFNHAPLLAVIGNSLGLTSSEIKTLLILNVALTIPARVLIGMLTDKYGPRLTFALVLFFCSLPCFMFALADNFEQAALARFLLGFIGAGFVIGIRMVSEWFPANELGTAEGIYGGWGNFGSAAGAMSLPAIALIFGGEDGWRYAIGLTGILSLIFSFVWYFNVSDTPKGSTYFKPKQTGAMEVTSVSDFWLLLVMKLPMYGALALLTWKLSPSGVNLLSESMAMLAYLSLVILFLIEFKQTYKVNRDIFHKPVDKIHQYKFKQVAVLNILYFATFGSELAVVSMLPLFFADVFSLDMVYAGLLASLYAFMNLMSRPGGGWLSDKFGRKKTLLILTAGLAIGYFAMSTINSNWPLVLAVITVMACSFFVQAGEGAVFAAVPLIKRRLTGQIAGMTGAYGNVGAVVYLTVLSMVEYQTFFLVIALTAVVGFITLLLMEEPQGTITEVREDGSIELINVS, encoded by the coding sequence ATGAGTGAACCAGCTGGATTTAAGCTTTGGTCATTTAGCGGAAAGATAAAAATCCTACACTTAAGTTGGATGGCGTTTTTTATTACCTTTGTTGTCTGGTTTAATCACGCCCCTTTACTTGCAGTGATTGGTAATAGCTTAGGGTTAACGAGCAGTGAAATAAAAACCCTACTGATCCTTAATGTTGCGCTCACCATACCAGCCCGGGTGTTGATAGGTATGCTAACGGATAAATATGGTCCAAGGCTAACATTTGCCTTAGTGCTATTTTTCTGTAGTCTGCCTTGCTTTATGTTTGCCTTAGCAGACAATTTTGAACAGGCAGCCTTGGCTCGCTTTCTACTAGGCTTTATCGGTGCAGGCTTTGTCATCGGTATTCGTATGGTCAGTGAATGGTTTCCTGCTAATGAACTCGGTACCGCAGAAGGAATTTATGGTGGCTGGGGCAACTTTGGCTCTGCAGCCGGTGCGATGTCATTACCTGCAATAGCGTTAATATTCGGTGGTGAAGACGGCTGGCGCTATGCCATCGGCCTGACAGGAATTCTTAGCTTAATATTTAGTTTTGTCTGGTATTTTAACGTCTCTGATACCCCAAAAGGCTCCACTTATTTCAAACCTAAGCAAACCGGTGCAATGGAGGTGACTAGCGTCAGTGATTTTTGGTTACTATTGGTGATGAAACTGCCAATGTATGGTGCATTAGCATTATTAACCTGGAAGTTATCACCGAGCGGCGTAAACTTATTGTCTGAATCTATGGCGATGCTTGCCTATCTATCATTAGTTATCTTATTTTTGATTGAATTTAAACAAACCTACAAGGTCAATCGTGATATTTTCCACAAGCCGGTAGATAAAATTCACCAATATAAATTTAAACAGGTTGCCGTACTTAATATCTTGTATTTTGCCACCTTTGGCTCTGAATTAGCCGTTGTCTCTATGTTACCGCTATTTTTTGCTGATGTGTTTAGTCTAGATATGGTTTATGCTGGTTTACTTGCTTCGCTTTACGCCTTTATGAATCTAATGTCACGCCCAGGCGGTGGCTGGTTAAGTGATAAGTTCGGTCGTAAAAAAACCTTACTGATCTTAACCGCAGGCTTAGCTATCGGTTATTTTGCCATGTCGACCATTAACAGCAACTGGCCACTGGTATTAGCGGTAATAACAGTAATGGCGTGTTCATTCTTCGTGCAGGCCGGAGAAGGCGCAGTGTTTGCGGCAGTACCTTTGATCAAACGTCGGTTAACTGGTCAAATCGCCGGTATGACAGGTGCGTATGGCAATGTTGGAGCCGTAGTTTACCTGACAGTATTATCTATGGTTGAATATCAGACATTCTTTTTGGTTATCGCCTTAACCGCAGTGGTTGGCTTTATAACCTTATTATTAATGGAAGAACCACAAGGCACGATAACAGAAGTACGTGAAGATGGTTCAATTGAGCTAATTAATGTCAGCTAA
- a CDS encoding molybdopterin oxidoreductase family protein — MLFGRKKRKPISIPAKKVAQWKYTTCNYCSTGCSIEIGLDENQKLVTSRGHAGADVNRGKLCIKGLLEHDLFNSPGRGTEPLIRDKHFHPFEQTSWDNALDTTAEQIKKIQKQYGRDAFAIISTGQLLTEEFYTLGKLARGCIGTNNYDGNTTLCMASAVSGYKRSFGSDGPPGCYDDFEHTHCLMAFGSNLPEQHPIIYWRLKEALEKRKFPLIVVDPRVTMLAQFADIHLPITPGTDCVLINAMLHVIINEGLQDQAYIDAHTQGFEEVKALVQDYDPKTAQHICGIDEDKIRTVARLYAKAPAAMSIWTMGINQSTHGSDGVANINNLNLITGNIGKPGGTSLSITGQCNAMGTREWSSCSGLPGYRYLENETDRQEIADFWGIDPEFFPKKRGLAETDIFPAIETGEIKGLWIVATNPMTSMPNTGRIRKALEKLDFLVVQDVYQDVEMNQYAHVYLPAAVWAEKQGCHTNTERRVNLIDNALPPFANAKPDFWIFNQLAKRFENGKRIHFPDQPEQAFEEMKQLSKGRNAYGKERTLDISGMSYEKIIQARGIQWPYRESDTGLKGAPRLYTDGKFQTASGKANLLPIKFVNNNEQPCQQYPFWLNSGRVVEHFHTRTRTGKIGNCNKFSPTPYMEMNPDAALELGVEHQSYVRLTSRRGDAVVMVQLTHRVPRNMVFIPFHFHDCVNRLTLGLLDPHSRQPAFKQCSVRIEAVDQQQAAQLNVERRAF; from the coding sequence ATGCTGTTTGGGCGAAAAAAAAGAAAACCTATCTCTATTCCGGCAAAAAAAGTCGCACAATGGAAATATACCACCTGTAATTATTGTTCAACAGGCTGTTCGATTGAAATAGGGCTTGATGAAAACCAAAAACTAGTGACCTCACGCGGCCATGCCGGAGCCGACGTTAATCGCGGAAAGCTCTGCATCAAAGGCTTGTTAGAGCATGATTTATTTAATAGCCCTGGTCGTGGCACTGAGCCGCTTATTCGCGATAAACATTTTCATCCATTTGAGCAAACCAGCTGGGATAACGCATTAGATACCACCGCTGAACAAATAAAGAAAATACAAAAGCAATATGGCCGCGACGCGTTTGCCATTATTTCAACCGGGCAGTTGCTAACAGAAGAGTTTTACACTTTAGGAAAACTGGCGCGCGGCTGCATCGGCACGAATAACTATGATGGCAATACGACCCTTTGCATGGCTTCTGCCGTTAGTGGATATAAACGTAGCTTTGGCTCAGACGGGCCACCAGGTTGTTACGATGACTTTGAACATACCCATTGTTTAATGGCCTTTGGTTCTAACCTGCCAGAGCAGCATCCAATCATTTACTGGCGATTAAAAGAGGCTTTAGAAAAACGTAAATTTCCACTCATTGTAGTTGACCCTAGAGTCACTATGCTGGCGCAATTTGCCGATATTCATCTGCCGATTACGCCGGGCACAGATTGTGTACTAATTAATGCCATGCTACATGTCATTATCAACGAAGGCCTGCAAGATCAGGCTTATATTGACGCACATACCCAAGGCTTTGAAGAAGTTAAGGCGTTAGTGCAGGATTATGACCCAAAAACGGCGCAACATATCTGCGGTATTGATGAAGACAAAATACGCACCGTCGCCCGCCTTTATGCCAAAGCTCCAGCCGCAATGAGTATCTGGACCATGGGCATCAATCAGTCAACTCACGGCTCTGACGGCGTTGCCAACATCAATAACCTTAACTTGATCACAGGTAATATTGGCAAACCAGGCGGCACCAGCTTATCGATAACCGGTCAGTGTAATGCCATGGGCACTCGAGAATGGTCATCTTGCTCCGGCCTACCCGGCTATCGCTATTTAGAAAATGAAACGGATAGACAAGAAATTGCCGATTTTTGGGGCATAGATCCCGAGTTTTTTCCGAAAAAACGCGGCCTAGCAGAAACCGATATCTTCCCGGCGATCGAGACCGGCGAAATTAAAGGCCTGTGGATAGTCGCAACCAATCCAATGACCTCAATGCCAAATACCGGACGTATCCGAAAAGCATTAGAAAAACTCGATTTTCTGGTGGTACAAGATGTTTATCAGGATGTTGAAATGAACCAATACGCCCATGTTTACCTACCCGCTGCGGTATGGGCAGAAAAACAAGGCTGTCATACCAATACTGAGCGCAGAGTCAATTTGATCGATAACGCCCTGCCACCTTTTGCTAACGCTAAACCTGATTTTTGGATTTTTAATCAGCTAGCCAAACGATTTGAAAACGGCAAACGTATTCATTTTCCGGATCAGCCGGAACAAGCGTTTGAAGAAATGAAGCAACTTTCAAAAGGTCGTAATGCTTATGGAAAAGAAAGAACATTAGATATCTCTGGCATGAGCTATGAAAAAATCATCCAGGCCAGAGGTATTCAGTGGCCATACCGTGAAAGCGATACCGGACTAAAAGGCGCACCTCGCCTCTACACTGACGGTAAGTTTCAAACCGCCTCAGGTAAAGCGAACTTACTGCCAATCAAGTTTGTTAATAATAATGAACAGCCGTGCCAACAATACCCTTTCTGGCTCAACAGTGGTCGGGTAGTCGAACACTTCCATACTCGCACCCGTACCGGAAAAATCGGTAATTGTAATAAATTCAGCCCAACCCCTTATATGGAAATGAATCCTGACGCCGCGCTGGAACTAGGCGTTGAACATCAAAGTTATGTTCGCTTAACCAGCCGTCGAGGCGACGCAGTAGTCATGGTGCAACTGACTCATAGAGTGCCCAGAAACATGGTATTTATCCCGTTTCACTTTCATGATTGTGTCAATCGTCTCACCCTTGGCTTACTCGACCCGCATTCTCGTCAACCGGCGTTTAAGCAGTGTTCAGTGCGGATAGAAGCTGTCGATCAGCAGCAAGCCGCACAACTTAACGTTGAACGACGCGCATTTTAG
- a CDS encoding MAPEG family protein: MEAIAILQPVFVVALLTVVITFRMYITRVSTMKKLRIHPQKAQDTSHLKALLPDEVNRVANNYNHLFEQPTLFYVVCLAIALLGHVDSFFVICAWLYAGLRIAHSIVQVTVDFVLARFSLFVLSWLVLAAMIIKESLAVFTLI, from the coding sequence ATGGAAGCCATAGCTATATTACAACCAGTATTTGTCGTTGCCTTATTAACGGTAGTGATCACTTTTCGTATGTATATTACCCGGGTTTCTACGATGAAAAAGTTACGTATTCATCCGCAAAAAGCACAAGATACCTCACACTTAAAAGCATTATTGCCGGATGAAGTGAATCGAGTTGCTAATAACTATAATCACTTGTTTGAACAGCCGACGTTATTCTATGTCGTTTGTTTAGCGATTGCTTTGCTTGGGCATGTTGATAGTTTCTTTGTTATTTGCGCCTGGTTATATGCAGGTTTACGCATTGCCCATTCCATCGTACAAGTGACCGTTGATTTTGTCTTGGCACGCTTTAGCTTATTTGTTTTATCCTGGCTGGTATTAGCGGCAATGATCATTAAAGAATCACTGGCGGTATTTACACTTATTTAG
- a CDS encoding bifunctional protein-serine/threonine kinase/phosphatase — MSAKQSNQSAHLTDKQSTAAKLQLCFGGYSCQGKKAENQDAFAVNYPQGSALNTKGAIAAIADGVSSASNAAQAAQLAVTQFSQEFYSTPDTWSTEKSATKVLNSLNQWLYAQASGIASHYQTSNQQWLTTFSAIVLKSTTGYIFHVGDSRISRLRQQEYEILTQDHNRKQANQHLVLTRALGADVRLQVDFHQIDLQAKDLLLLTCDGVHDFVSAKELKRLSSQLTAKPSTADLEQLSQQITAQAIANGSHDNVSCLLVYVENTPQRAMVEVERDILAKTIPPALKVGMKLDGYKVCQVIHASIRSHLYLVENPEDFTKLVLKVPSLNFEDDPHYLQGFIREAWVGERINHPNIMKVTGDSNNSRFLYHLCEYIEGQTLTDWMHDNPTPTIAQVRSIIEQLIAALRTFQRLEIVHRDLKPDNVMIDKFGCIKLIDYGTAKIASLAENTNTLQETVPQGSLNYIAPETLLTMQSDHVSDLFSLGVICYQMLCGELPFKPMQRAQVTQTSYSDWQYRSIKQFRPKLPYWLDLTLQQCTAPDPAQRYQAFSEFNQELNKPNLSAIEHYNKQPILQRNPVIFWQGVSAILLLLLLISLAY, encoded by the coding sequence ATGTCAGCTAAACAAAGCAACCAGTCAGCACACTTAACTGATAAGCAAAGCACAGCAGCAAAATTACAGCTGTGCTTTGGTGGTTATTCATGCCAAGGGAAAAAGGCAGAAAATCAAGATGCTTTTGCCGTTAACTATCCACAAGGTAGCGCCTTAAACACCAAAGGCGCGATTGCCGCAATTGCTGATGGCGTTAGCAGTGCCAGCAATGCCGCACAGGCAGCACAACTGGCAGTCACGCAATTTAGTCAGGAGTTTTATAGTACCCCTGATACCTGGTCCACGGAAAAATCAGCGACCAAAGTACTCAACAGCTTAAATCAATGGCTTTATGCCCAGGCCAGTGGTATTGCTAGTCACTACCAAACAAGTAACCAACAGTGGCTAACCACCTTCTCTGCCATAGTGTTAAAATCTACCACAGGTTATATTTTCCATGTTGGTGATTCCCGTATTAGTCGACTTCGTCAGCAAGAATATGAAATACTGACCCAAGATCATAACCGTAAACAAGCTAATCAACATTTAGTACTAACCCGCGCGCTTGGCGCAGATGTTCGCTTACAAGTTGACTTTCACCAAATCGATTTACAGGCCAAAGATTTACTGTTACTGACCTGTGATGGTGTCCATGATTTTGTCAGCGCGAAAGAATTAAAACGCCTATCCAGTCAGCTCACCGCAAAGCCAAGCACAGCAGATTTAGAACAGCTCAGCCAGCAAATTACTGCACAAGCTATAGCGAATGGTAGCCACGATAATGTCAGCTGCTTATTGGTCTATGTCGAAAACACCCCGCAGCGGGCAATGGTTGAAGTAGAGCGTGATATCCTCGCCAAAACCATACCTCCGGCACTAAAAGTAGGAATGAAACTGGACGGCTATAAAGTTTGCCAGGTGATCCACGCCAGTATTCGTTCCCATTTATACCTGGTTGAAAATCCTGAAGATTTCACTAAGTTGGTATTAAAAGTACCGTCGTTGAACTTTGAGGATGATCCCCATTATCTGCAAGGCTTTATTCGTGAAGCTTGGGTCGGCGAACGTATTAATCACCCCAACATCATGAAAGTAACCGGCGACAGTAACAACAGCCGTTTTCTCTACCACCTTTGTGAATATATCGAGGGGCAGACATTAACCGACTGGATGCATGACAATCCAACACCAACCATAGCGCAGGTCAGAAGCATTATCGAGCAACTAATTGCAGCGTTAAGAACCTTTCAACGCTTAGAAATTGTGCACCGTGACCTTAAACCAGACAACGTGATGATAGACAAATTCGGTTGCATTAAACTGATAGATTACGGTACGGCAAAAATTGCCTCATTAGCTGAAAATACCAATACTTTACAAGAAACCGTACCACAAGGTTCACTGAATTATATCGCTCCGGAAACTTTACTTACTATGCAGTCAGACCACGTCAGTGATCTATTTTCACTTGGTGTGATCTGCTATCAAATGTTGTGTGGAGAGCTTCCCTTTAAACCGATGCAACGAGCGCAAGTAACACAAACTAGCTATAGTGACTGGCAGTATCGCAGTATTAAGCAATTTCGACCTAAGCTACCTTACTGGCTTGATCTCACATTACAGCAATGTACTGCCCCTGATCCTGCCCAACGTTATCAGGCATTTTCAGAATTTAATCAGGAACTTAACAAGCCAAATCTTAGTGCGATAGAACACTATAATAAACAACCTATATTGCAACGAAATCCGGTAATTTTCTGGCAAGGAGTTTCAGCAATACTGTTATTATTACTGTTAATATCTCTAGCTTATTAA
- a CDS encoding NAD-dependent succinate-semialdehyde dehydrogenase — MDKITDKGLVKNCSYIDGQWHTSDKRFSVTNPATGETIAQVANASVNDAEQAVIAAHKTFASWSGQTANHRAKLLRNWLNLIIEHQDDLARLLTLEQGKPLAEARGEIGYGAGFIEWFAEEAKRVYGETIPAASQDKRLLVLKQPVGVVSAITPWNFPNAMITRKAAAALAAGCTFIVKPAEMTPLSALALAELAERAGIPAGVFNVVVSDDAVNIGKVLTQHPQIAKFTFTGSTQVGKKLAAQCALGVKKVSLELGGNAPFIVFDDADIDAAVKGAIASKYRNAGQTCICTNRIFVQRNVVEKFTKQYSMAVAELAVGNGLDVDTQIGPLISSQAAEKVKQLVDSSVAQGANIALGGDFSNAGACFYQPTILTEVSNTMPVAQNEIFGPVSAIIPFDSEAEVIEAANDTEYGLAAYFYARDIGRIWRVSEGLAFGMVGVNDSAISNVAAPFGGVKQSGYGREGSRHGLDDYLVIKYLSMGI, encoded by the coding sequence ATGGATAAAATAACTGATAAAGGTTTAGTTAAAAATTGCTCCTATATTGATGGTCAGTGGCACACAAGTGATAAGCGATTTTCAGTGACTAACCCTGCTACAGGGGAAACTATAGCGCAGGTGGCAAATGCGTCGGTAAATGATGCTGAACAGGCTGTTATTGCGGCGCATAAGACGTTTGCCAGTTGGTCTGGTCAAACGGCAAATCATAGAGCAAAACTATTACGTAACTGGTTGAATTTAATCATTGAACATCAAGATGATCTGGCACGGCTACTGACGTTAGAACAAGGCAAGCCTTTAGCTGAAGCTCGGGGTGAAATAGGCTATGGTGCCGGTTTTATTGAATGGTTTGCTGAAGAAGCAAAACGAGTTTATGGAGAAACAATTCCAGCAGCGAGTCAGGATAAGCGTTTGCTGGTACTAAAACAGCCGGTAGGTGTGGTGAGTGCAATTACGCCATGGAATTTCCCAAATGCGATGATCACACGTAAAGCAGCCGCTGCACTGGCAGCAGGTTGTACCTTTATTGTTAAACCGGCGGAAATGACGCCGCTATCCGCGTTGGCATTAGCTGAGCTTGCCGAGCGTGCCGGTATTCCCGCCGGTGTTTTTAATGTGGTGGTTAGTGATGATGCGGTTAATATTGGCAAAGTGCTGACCCAGCATCCGCAGATTGCTAAGTTTACCTTTACTGGCTCAACCCAGGTCGGTAAAAAACTGGCAGCGCAGTGTGCGTTAGGGGTGAAAAAAGTATCGTTAGAACTGGGTGGCAATGCGCCTTTTATTGTCTTTGATGATGCGGATATTGATGCCGCAGTAAAAGGTGCTATTGCGTCAAAATATCGCAATGCCGGTCAGACTTGTATTTGTACTAACCGTATTTTTGTCCAGCGCAACGTGGTAGAAAAATTTACTAAACAATATAGTATGGCAGTGGCTGAATTAGCCGTCGGCAATGGTCTGGACGTTGACACTCAAATTGGTCCACTAATTTCATCGCAGGCGGCAGAAAAGGTTAAGCAATTGGTGGATAGTTCTGTTGCTCAAGGGGCTAATATAGCGCTTGGCGGTGATTTCAGTAATGCTGGAGCTTGTTTTTATCAACCAACGATTTTAACTGAGGTCAGTAATACGATGCCGGTGGCTCAAAACGAGATTTTTGGTCCGGTATCGGCGATCATTCCGTTCGATAGCGAAGCAGAAGTCATTGAGGCAGCAAATGATACTGAATATGGCCTGGCTGCCTATTTTTATGCACGGGATATCGGCCGGATCTGGCGTGTATCCGAAGGCTTGGCCTTTGGTATGGTTGGGGTTAATGATAGCGCTATTTCTAATGTTGCAGCACCATTTGGCGGCGTTAAGCAATCAGGTTATGGCCGTGAAGGTTCCAGACATGGATTAGATGATTATTTAGTGATTAAATATTTGTCGATGGGCATTTAG
- a CDS encoding TIGR02922 family protein — protein MPTTKTTVTILYYKDDSLILEHETKSYPKNENGRIIIPPEFKQGKSILAVCLGEITIVNKFGDRIIGLDVEKND, from the coding sequence ATGCCAACAACTAAAACCACAGTCACCATTTTATATTATAAAGATGATTCTTTGATCTTAGAGCATGAAACAAAATCTTACCCGAAAAATGAAAATGGTCGTATCATTATTCCGCCGGAATTTAAACAAGGTAAAAGTATTCTTGCCGTCTGTCTTGGCGAGATCACCATAGTAAACAAATTTGGCGATCGTATCATCGGCCTCGACGTTGAAAAAAACGACTGA
- a CDS encoding DmsC/YnfH family molybdoenzyme membrane anchor subunit: MSDTPTQAPTAQSSHWEIRTQEQDYAFLSDKEHAIENRYGKRIDLVELTDKPKNRSMFINENPEVGSNPNRNKQHGFFFTADNCIGCHACEAACSEKNENPAHIAFRSVGYVEGGSYPDYKRMNISMACNHCDDPVCLKGCPTRAYTKHAEYGAVLQDPETCFGCGYCTWVCPYNAPQLDPVKGRVSKCNMCVDRLEVGLKPACVSACVGNALDFGVIENTPKNREQCKTSIPGFPDPEITHPNIRFQQTKTLPDDMNRTDSMPVKYHKDQDGDYRPVIDQKAGKEKHWHLDKLSSRENPLVLFTLFAQAAFGTFAISFLAAILGFDVFVRFFHSDMFLPLTLLSLAMTAFALLMSVTHLGKPMRFYRGFNNLRYSPMAREGFGLTLFTIGCGITALLLIPHNEWLVTTVKQSLGVDLAKLLSAFAVENAPLFSASFAVVSGAAGLYYMNKCYQIKARPFWHHIQTATAFSGNSLSLGAIISGMLLLPTLTVQNATEHELTQALIVLGAVFIIGLVIEAIGLLKHNYDMNRSSNEGGAAHYIQCTTFGKSYLFRNTLLALNLVFTATLLVMTLNTELSSGLYLAWLIAALICTLTSVIGRALFYVLVIPTTMPGAFFWKNKAFEQHARDIGLADNPATGVAPLAH, encoded by the coding sequence ATGAGTGATACACCAACACAAGCACCAACAGCTCAATCAAGCCATTGGGAGATCAGAACCCAAGAGCAGGATTATGCGTTTTTATCCGATAAAGAGCATGCTATTGAAAACCGTTATGGCAAGCGTATTGACTTAGTTGAGTTAACCGATAAGCCCAAAAACCGTTCGATGTTTATTAATGAAAACCCAGAAGTAGGTAGCAACCCTAACCGTAATAAGCAACATGGTTTCTTTTTTACCGCCGATAACTGTATTGGCTGTCATGCTTGTGAGGCCGCCTGCTCGGAAAAAAATGAAAACCCGGCACACATTGCCTTTCGTAGCGTTGGTTATGTTGAAGGTGGCTCTTACCCGGATTATAAACGCATGAACATTTCCATGGCATGCAACCATTGTGATGATCCCGTGTGTTTAAAAGGCTGCCCAACTCGTGCTTATACCAAACATGCAGAATACGGCGCCGTATTACAAGATCCGGAAACCTGCTTTGGCTGTGGTTACTGTACCTGGGTTTGCCCTTATAACGCTCCCCAGCTCGATCCGGTTAAAGGTCGAGTCTCTAAGTGTAATATGTGTGTTGACCGCTTAGAAGTCGGATTAAAACCGGCCTGTGTCTCTGCTTGTGTCGGTAATGCACTGGATTTTGGTGTCATTGAAAATACGCCAAAAAACCGGGAGCAATGTAAAACCAGCATTCCTGGTTTCCCGGATCCTGAGATCACCCACCCCAATATTCGCTTTCAGCAAACCAAAACCTTGCCTGATGATATGAACCGTACCGACTCTATGCCGGTGAAATACCACAAAGATCAAGATGGAGACTATCGCCCAGTAATAGATCAAAAAGCGGGAAAAGAAAAACACTGGCACCTGGATAAACTAAGTAGCCGTGAAAACCCGCTGGTATTATTCACTTTATTTGCTCAAGCGGCATTTGGCACCTTCGCCATCAGCTTTTTGGCTGCTATATTGGGTTTTGATGTCTTTGTCCGCTTTTTTCACTCTGATATGTTTTTACCCTTAACCTTGTTGTCACTCGCTATGACCGCTTTTGCACTATTAATGAGTGTTACCCATTTAGGTAAGCCGATGCGTTTTTATCGTGGCTTTAATAACCTGCGATATTCACCTATGGCGCGTGAAGGCTTTGGCTTAACATTGTTTACTATTGGCTGTGGTATAACTGCCTTGCTATTAATCCCCCACAATGAATGGCTGGTAACGACAGTTAAGCAAAGCTTAGGTGTAGATTTAGCAAAACTGTTGTCAGCTTTCGCTGTTGAAAACGCACCACTATTTAGCGCCAGCTTTGCAGTAGTATCAGGCGCTGCCGGTTTGTATTACATGAACAAATGTTATCAAATCAAAGCCCGTCCATTTTGGCATCACATCCAAACCGCAACGGCATTTAGTGGTAACAGTTTATCATTAGGCGCAATAATATCTGGGATGTTGCTTCTACCAACGCTTACTGTGCAAAATGCGACAGAGCATGAATTAACACAAGCATTAATCGTACTTGGCGCTGTTTTTATTATCGGTCTTGTTATCGAAGCAATTGGTCTACTTAAGCACAATTACGATATGAATCGAAGCAGCAACGAAGGCGGTGCAGCTCATTACATCCAATGTACGACTTTTGGAAAAAGCTACCTATTTAGAAATACCTTGTTAGCATTAAATCTGGTATTTACGGCAACGCTGTTAGTGATGACATTGAATACTGAGCTTTCATCAGGACTTTATCTAGCCTGGTTAATAGCGGCGTTAATTTGTACATTAACCTCTGTTATCGGTCGAGCACTGTTTTATGTACTAGTGATCCCAACGACTATGCCAGGGGCGTTTTTCTGGAAAAACAAAGCGTTTGAACAACATGCCCGCGATATTGGCTTAGCTGACAATCCCGCCACAGGTGTCGCGCCATTAGCACATTAA